The Mycobacterium seoulense genome has a window encoding:
- a CDS encoding LacI family DNA-binding transcriptional regulator has product MSPASRRRATLASLADELKVSRTTISNAFNRPDQLSADLRERVLATAKRLGYPGPDPLARSLRTRKAGAVGLVMAEPLTYFFSDPAARDFVAGVAQSCEELGQGLLLVAVGPGRSIEDGTGAVLGAGVDGFVVYSVCEEDPYLQVVLQRRLPVVVVDQPKGLSGVSRVGIDDRAAMRELADYVLGLGHREIGLLTMRLGRDRRQGLVDADRLRSPAFDVQRERIAGVWEAMTAAGVDRDALTVVESYEHRPESGGTAAKAALEANPRITALMCTADILALSAMDYLRAHGIYVPGQMTVTGFDGVPDAIGRGLTTVSQPSLQKGRRAGELLLSPPRSGLPVVEVLGTELIRGRTAGPPA; this is encoded by the coding sequence GTGAGTCCCGCATCGCGCCGGCGAGCGACTCTGGCATCGCTGGCCGACGAACTGAAGGTTTCGCGCACCACGATCTCCAACGCCTTCAACCGGCCGGACCAGCTCTCCGCCGACCTACGCGAACGCGTGCTTGCGACGGCCAAGCGGCTGGGCTACCCGGGTCCCGACCCGCTCGCGCGGTCCCTGCGCACCCGCAAGGCGGGTGCGGTCGGGCTGGTGATGGCCGAACCGCTGACCTACTTCTTCAGCGACCCCGCGGCCCGCGATTTCGTCGCGGGCGTCGCCCAGTCCTGCGAAGAGCTGGGGCAGGGACTGCTGCTGGTGGCCGTCGGGCCCGGCCGCAGCATCGAGGACGGGACGGGCGCGGTGCTCGGCGCCGGCGTGGACGGCTTCGTGGTGTATTCGGTCTGCGAGGAGGACCCCTACCTGCAGGTCGTCCTGCAGCGCCGGTTGCCGGTCGTGGTCGTCGACCAGCCGAAGGGGCTCTCCGGCGTGTCCCGGGTCGGCATCGACGACCGGGCCGCGATGCGCGAACTGGCGGACTACGTGCTCGGGCTCGGGCATCGCGAGATCGGGCTGCTGACCATGCGGCTGGGCCGCGATCGCAGGCAAGGGCTGGTGGACGCCGACCGGTTGCGGTCGCCGGCGTTCGACGTCCAGCGCGAACGCATCGCCGGGGTGTGGGAGGCGATGACGGCCGCCGGCGTCGACCGCGACGCGCTGACCGTGGTGGAGAGCTACGAGCACCGGCCGGAGTCCGGTGGAACCGCCGCCAAGGCGGCGCTGGAGGCCAATCCGCGGATCACCGCGCTGATGTGCACGGCGGACATATTGGCCCTGTCCGCCATGGATTACCTTCGCGCGCATGGCATTTACGTTCCCGGGCAGATGACCGTCACCGGGTTCGACGGCGTGCCCGACGCGATCGGACGGGGGTTGACCACGGTGTCGCAGCCCAGCCTGCAGAAGGGTCGCCGGGCGGGTGAGCTGTTGTTGAGTCCGCCGCGGTCGGGCCTGCCGGTGGTCGAGGTCTTGGGCACCGAGCTGATCCGGGGCCGTACCGCCGGCCCGCCCGCCTAG
- a CDS encoding metal ABC transporter solute-binding protein, Zn/Mn family → MRMALKRGRSAVGDTLRWLPAVLVLLAGGALTGCAGPAHPHAAAVVASTGVWGSVARAVTGGHVEVNSILTGSDIDPHSYQASPSDAAAITDAGLVVYNGGGYDPWVEQVLAGHPGVKAIGAYSFLKRTTVGGQPANEHVFYDLDVAKSVALAIADRVAVIDPAHAADYRANAAGFCRDADAVAITEHAIATAYPGTPVVATEPVGHYLLAASGLVNRTPPAFTAANENATDPAPADMAFVLDLIDHRQVSALLVNPQTSTVAINGLRDAARRSGVPVTEVSETLPDGTDYLTWQRSTVNQLLAALQSGRSVQP, encoded by the coding sequence GTGCGCATGGCGCTCAAGCGGGGACGAAGCGCGGTGGGCGATACGCTGCGCTGGCTGCCCGCCGTGCTGGTCCTGCTGGCCGGCGGCGCGCTCACCGGTTGCGCCGGCCCGGCGCATCCGCACGCCGCCGCGGTCGTGGCCTCCACCGGCGTGTGGGGCAGCGTGGCGCGCGCCGTCACCGGCGGTCACGTCGAGGTGAACTCGATCCTGACCGGGAGTGACATCGACCCGCACTCCTACCAGGCCAGCCCCTCGGACGCCGCCGCCATCACCGACGCCGGCCTGGTCGTGTACAACGGCGGCGGCTACGACCCGTGGGTCGAGCAGGTGCTGGCCGGGCATCCCGGCGTCAAAGCGATCGGCGCCTACTCGTTCCTCAAGAGAACCACCGTGGGAGGGCAGCCCGCCAACGAGCACGTCTTCTACGACCTCGACGTCGCCAAGTCGGTCGCCTTGGCCATCGCCGACCGGGTGGCCGTCATCGACCCGGCCCATGCCGCCGACTACCGGGCCAACGCCGCCGGGTTCTGCCGCGACGCCGACGCGGTCGCCATCACCGAACACGCCATCGCCACCGCCTACCCCGGCACCCCGGTCGTCGCGACCGAACCGGTGGGCCACTACCTGCTGGCGGCGTCCGGACTGGTCAACCGCACGCCGCCCGCCTTCACCGCGGCCAACGAGAACGCGACGGACCCCGCACCGGCCGACATGGCGTTCGTCCTCGATCTGATCGACCACCGTCAGGTGTCGGCGCTGCTGGTCAACCCGCAGACGTCCACCGTCGCGATCAACGGGTTGCGGGATGCCGCGCGGCGCTCGGGTGTGCCGGTGACCGAGGTGAGCGAAACCCTGCCCGACGGAACCGATTACCTGACCTGGCAGCGCAGCACGGTCAACCAGCTGCTGGCCGCCCTGCAGTCGGGCCGGTCCGTACAGCCGTGA
- a CDS encoding metal ABC transporter ATP-binding protein produces the protein MSLDAAPAVDPYPDTVSLRGARLAFGDRLLWDHLDLSVSRGEFIAVLGPNGSGKTSLLKVLLGQLSLSGGVALIDGKPMNSGSGRVGYVPQHRPMDHDVMLRGRDLVRLGIDGHRWGAIPLTSAGRARRRAAVADALRQVNAEHLADVRVGVMSGGELQRMRIAQALVSDPMLLLCDEPLLALDPANAKLVSALIERRRRDAATTVIVVTHDVNAILPYVDRLVYLVDGRFRIGTVEEVMTTETLSLLYRADIQVVKVKDRYVVVGDTNDGAHP, from the coding sequence GTGAGCCTCGACGCGGCCCCGGCCGTCGACCCCTACCCGGACACCGTCTCGCTGCGCGGTGCCCGGCTGGCGTTCGGCGACCGCCTGCTGTGGGACCACCTCGACCTGTCGGTGTCGCGCGGCGAGTTCATCGCGGTCCTGGGCCCCAACGGCAGCGGCAAGACGTCGCTGCTCAAGGTGCTGCTCGGGCAGCTGTCGCTGTCCGGCGGTGTCGCCCTGATCGACGGCAAGCCGATGAACTCGGGCAGCGGCCGCGTCGGCTACGTGCCGCAACACCGGCCGATGGACCACGACGTGATGCTTCGCGGACGCGACCTGGTCCGGCTGGGCATCGACGGACACCGCTGGGGCGCCATCCCGCTGACATCCGCCGGCCGGGCCCGCCGCCGCGCGGCCGTGGCCGACGCGCTGCGCCAGGTCAACGCCGAACACCTGGCAGACGTGCGGGTGGGTGTGATGTCGGGCGGCGAGCTGCAGCGCATGCGCATCGCGCAGGCTTTGGTCAGTGACCCGATGCTGCTGCTGTGCGACGAGCCGCTGCTGGCACTGGACCCGGCGAACGCGAAGCTGGTGTCGGCGCTGATCGAGCGCCGCCGCCGGGACGCCGCGACCACCGTCATCGTCGTCACCCACGACGTCAACGCGATCCTGCCGTACGTGGACCGGCTGGTGTATCTGGTCGACGGACGGTTCCGGATCGGCACCGTCGAAGAGGTGATGACGACGGAGACGCTCTCCCTGCTGTACCGGGCCGACATCCAGGTGGTCAAGGTCAAGGACCGCTACGTGGTGGTGGGCGACACCAACGACGGTGCCCACCCGTGA
- a CDS encoding metal ABC transporter permease — MNHRLTDVLAHLLDFDVTAHLLGHDFVRQALLAAALLGLVAGLIGPFIVMRQMSFAVHGSSELSLTGAAFALLVGVEVGVGALVGSALAAALFGVLGRRARERDSVIGVVLAFGLGLAVLFIYLYPGRTATSFALLTGQIVGVGYTGLTMLALVCLLVIAVLATCYRPLLFATVDPDVAAARGVPVRALGIVFAALVGVVAAQAVQIVGALLVMSLLITPAAAAARVVASPAAAMVVSVLFAEVSAVGGIVLSLAPGVPVSVFVAGISFLIYLVCWALGRRKQVAA, encoded by the coding sequence GTGAACCACCGGCTCACCGACGTCCTGGCCCACCTGCTCGACTTCGACGTCACCGCCCACCTGCTCGGGCATGACTTCGTGCGGCAAGCGCTGCTCGCCGCCGCGCTGCTGGGACTGGTGGCCGGGTTGATCGGGCCGTTCATCGTGATGCGTCAGATGTCGTTCGCCGTGCACGGCTCCAGCGAATTGTCTTTGACCGGAGCGGCTTTCGCGCTGCTGGTCGGCGTCGAGGTGGGAGTGGGGGCGCTGGTCGGCAGCGCGCTGGCGGCCGCGCTGTTCGGCGTCCTGGGGCGGCGGGCCCGCGAACGCGATTCGGTGATCGGCGTGGTGCTGGCCTTCGGGCTGGGCCTGGCGGTGCTGTTCATCTACCTCTACCCGGGCCGGACCGCGACCAGCTTCGCCTTGCTCACCGGCCAGATCGTCGGCGTCGGCTATACCGGGCTGACCATGCTGGCGCTGGTGTGCCTGCTCGTCATCGCCGTGCTGGCCACCTGTTACCGACCGCTGCTGTTCGCCACGGTCGATCCGGATGTCGCCGCGGCCCGCGGCGTGCCCGTCCGCGCGCTGGGCATCGTGTTCGCCGCGCTCGTCGGAGTGGTGGCCGCCCAGGCCGTGCAGATCGTCGGGGCGCTGCTGGTGATGTCGTTGCTGATCACCCCGGCCGCCGCGGCCGCCCGAGTGGTGGCCTCGCCTGCGGCGGCGATGGTGGTCTCGGTCCTCTTCGCCGAGGTTTCCGCCGTCGGCGGCATCGTGCTGTCGCTGGCGCCCGGTGTCCCGGTGTCGGTCTTCGTCGCAGGAATTTCGTTCCTGATCTATCTGGTCTGCTGGGCG